Proteins from a single region of Belliella baltica DSM 15883:
- a CDS encoding aromatic amino acid lyase, whose translation MKNKFIQSRLYLKQMLEPEINSVTDNPVVFNENHTISGGNFHGQPIAMPLDYACLAASEIGNISDRRIYLSLEGDTPGVPKLLLKETGLNSGFMIPQYTTAALASENKGLCFPSSADSIPTSLGQEDHVSMGSIGARKALQVIENVEKILGVELFCAAQAVDFHAPMKSGKIMTALYEHVRTKIKHITEDQIMYEDMETAIEIIRSGELLTLAREVAEKEGLQLVTKWSGEFDRF comes from the coding sequence TTGAAAAATAAATTCATCCAAAGCAGGCTGTACCTGAAGCAAATGCTCGAACCAGAAATCAACTCCGTCACTGACAATCCTGTAGTCTTTAATGAAAACCATACCATCAGTGGTGGCAATTTCCATGGGCAACCTATTGCTATGCCTTTGGATTATGCTTGCTTGGCCGCATCCGAAATCGGCAATATCTCCGACCGTAGGATTTACCTTTCCTTGGAAGGTGACACGCCGGGAGTACCCAAATTGCTTCTCAAAGAAACCGGCCTGAACTCAGGCTTTATGATCCCCCAATATACCACCGCTGCTTTAGCGAGTGAAAATAAAGGCCTTTGCTTCCCATCCTCTGCTGACAGCATCCCAACCTCCCTCGGTCAGGAAGACCATGTGAGTATGGGAAGTATAGGAGCCAGAAAAGCCTTGCAGGTGATCGAAAATGTAGAGAAAATCCTAGGTGTAGAACTCTTCTGTGCAGCACAAGCAGTGGATTTCCATGCACCAATGAAATCAGGAAAGATCATGACAGCTCTTTATGAACATGTGCGTACCAAAATCAAACATATCACCGAAGATCAGATCATGTATGAAGATATGGAAACTGCCATTGAAATCATCCGAAGTGGGGAACTGCTTACATTGGCCAGAGAAGTGGCTGAGAAAGAAGGACTGCAATTGGTGACGAAATGGTCAGGGGAGTTTGATAGATTTTAG